A genome region from Candidatus Zixiibacteriota bacterium includes the following:
- a CDS encoding transglycosylase SLT domain-containing protein, whose translation MTNPINNNFRAGNPASIPLKKSPDVEGEKKKLYNSAREMESLFLYHMLKEMRKTVPQNEGSNALGLGNGLGKDIYTQVFDEELSRKIAGNGDKSLTNLLYHALEKAFDRQHGEAESKAIVSAKLLPEAKYISINRQEEKFIDLNGRVTPRKGKQPVAGNAVEVNAQLTRKGGARMITNDPDQIDLVGRNKSIDAKVESKAINASPEQKTDSSDYKEIIKEASEKFNLDPTLLESIIEAESAGNPQAVSLAGAKGLMQLADTTAADMGVRNVFDPQENIHAGAKFLRRLIDRFGDIKKALAAYNAGPETVERYRGIPPYPETRRYVQKVLQGVTGKTKNYE comes from the coding sequence GTGACCAACCCGATAAATAACAATTTTAGGGCGGGAAATCCCGCCTCGATTCCCCTTAAGAAATCACCGGATGTTGAGGGGGAAAAGAAGAAGCTTTACAACTCTGCCCGGGAAATGGAGTCCCTTTTCCTCTATCATATGCTTAAGGAAATGCGCAAGACGGTTCCGCAGAACGAGGGGAGCAATGCCCTGGGTCTGGGAAACGGTTTGGGCAAAGATATTTACACACAGGTCTTTGACGAAGAACTTTCCAGGAAAATAGCGGGCAACGGTGATAAGTCATTGACCAACCTTCTTTACCATGCGCTGGAAAAGGCCTTTGACCGGCAGCATGGCGAGGCTGAAAGCAAAGCGATAGTTTCCGCAAAGCTGCTGCCCGAGGCAAAATACATAAGCATCAACCGTCAGGAAGAGAAATTCATCGACCTGAATGGCCGGGTGACTCCCCGGAAAGGTAAGCAGCCCGTTGCCGGAAATGCGGTCGAAGTGAACGCCCAATTGACACGCAAAGGGGGCGCAAGGATGATCACCAATGACCCCGATCAAATTGACCTGGTCGGCCGGAATAAGTCAATTGATGCGAAAGTTGAGAGCAAAGCGATAAATGCATCACCGGAGCAAAAAACCGATTCTTCCGATTACAAGGAAATCATCAAAGAAGCATCGGAGAAATTCAATCTTGATCCGACGCTGCTGGAGTCGATTATCGAGGCCGAGTCGGCGGGAAATCCTCAGGCGGTATCCTTGGCGGGGGCTAAAGGCCTGATGCAATTGGCCGACACCACGGCCGCCGATATGGGGGTCAGAAATGTTTTTGACCCGCAGGAAAATATCCACGCCGGGGCGAAATTCTTGCGACGCCTTATCGATCGTTTCGGTGATATCAAAAAGGCTCTGGCCGCCTACAACGCCGGGCCGGAAACGGTGGAACGATATAGGGGAATTCCCCCGTACCCCGAGACCAGACGCTATGTGCAAAAGGTTTTGCAGGGAGTTACCGGCAAAACCAAGAACTATGAATAA
- the flgL gene encoding flagellar hook-associated protein FlgL: MRVTNKMINDQVAFNLNRSLDRFMRMQAMMSTGRRINQPSDDPIGTQKDLGYRKVLTEISQYKKNISSGLNTLSTYDNILGNMKDMVSSAYEVAVSLSNDTYDATARMGAANEVESLFKQVVDMANSQIEGRYIFSGFRTKTKPLAISATGVDYLGDHGRIEIEAEASSKVDVNLIGADILFKQLSKLGETADLKAGITGTTQLSDLNLGRGVDLASGTFEVRDNNLGLNVMVDISIANTVDEAITLINSELAMSGITNLKVDFGAEGNNLKWVTTNSGRIAAGTLLSNLNAGHGVDLSTGKIAVHNIDNSINIEVDFSGTANIGDVIARINSTLSAGGVNNVTAAIDAAGTGISIIDANGTSLGLTIDEVSGSSTTAADLGLMGSINPVLNGQALNPRLDFSVTESAPGLTTATDLGLQGSVTGDRGGDAIAPRLLATTSLSLLNNGDGFDLGQIKISKGREVAYLDLGNSAFTTVGDLIDAINNSGLDIVAAINSSQTGIQIEPTSNDSSFMIEEVGAGRTAHVLGIFGSSDLLGSLIVLEKALRNNDREVTGQLIGNLNLGMQELLNHRAGVGAKVIRLETTDSRLADLNYNFTKLLSEVEDADLTKLVSDLAQQENSYRAALIASSKVIQPSLLDFLD; this comes from the coding sequence ATGAGAGTAACCAATAAAATGATCAATGACCAGGTGGCCTTCAACCTGAATCGCTCGCTTGACCGTTTCATGCGCATGCAGGCGATGATGTCCACCGGGCGGCGGATCAATCAACCCTCCGATGATCCGATCGGAACACAGAAGGATCTGGGATACCGAAAGGTTTTGACCGAGATCAGCCAGTACAAGAAAAACATCTCCAGCGGTCTGAATACCCTTTCCACCTATGATAATATTCTGGGAAACATGAAGGATATGGTGTCCTCGGCTTATGAGGTGGCGGTATCACTCTCCAATGACACTTATGATGCGACCGCCCGGATGGGCGCCGCCAATGAGGTGGAATCGCTCTTCAAGCAGGTGGTTGATATGGCCAATTCTCAGATAGAAGGGCGATATATATTTTCGGGATTCCGCACCAAGACCAAACCGCTTGCGATAAGCGCCACGGGCGTGGATTATTTGGGGGACCACGGCCGGATTGAGATTGAGGCCGAAGCCTCATCGAAAGTTGATGTGAATCTGATTGGCGCCGATATTCTCTTCAAGCAACTCAGCAAACTTGGAGAAACCGCCGATCTGAAAGCCGGCATTACCGGCACGACACAATTATCCGACTTGAATCTTGGTCGCGGAGTAGACCTGGCGTCCGGAACATTCGAGGTAAGAGACAATAATCTCGGCTTAAATGTCATGGTCGATATCAGTATTGCTAATACTGTCGATGAGGCCATCACCCTGATTAACAGCGAACTGGCAATGAGCGGCATAACCAATCTGAAGGTCGATTTCGGCGCTGAGGGAAACAATCTAAAGTGGGTTACGACCAATAGCGGCCGGATCGCCGCCGGAACCTTGCTGTCTAATCTGAATGCCGGGCATGGAGTCGACCTGTCTACCGGAAAAATTGCGGTGCATAATATCGACAATAGTATTAATATCGAGGTTGACTTCTCGGGCACCGCCAATATTGGCGATGTCATCGCCAGAATCAACAGCACCCTTTCAGCCGGCGGAGTCAATAATGTTACGGCGGCCATTGATGCCGCCGGAACCGGTATCAGCATTATCGATGCCAACGGCACATCGCTGGGGCTGACAATTGATGAAGTCTCCGGCTCCAGCACCACGGCCGCCGATTTGGGCCTTATGGGCTCGATAAACCCGGTTCTGAATGGACAGGCACTCAATCCGCGCCTCGACTTTTCGGTCACGGAGTCGGCCCCCGGGCTGACAACGGCCACCGACCTGGGATTGCAGGGTAGTGTGACCGGAGACAGGGGCGGAGATGCCATTGCCCCTCGTCTTTTAGCCACAACCTCGCTCTCCCTTCTCAATAATGGTGATGGATTTGACCTGGGACAGATAAAAATTTCGAAAGGGCGAGAGGTGGCCTATCTTGATCTGGGCAACTCGGCTTTTACCACCGTGGGTGACTTGATTGATGCCATTAACAACAGCGGCCTGGATATTGTTGCGGCCATTAATTCATCGCAGACGGGAATTCAGATTGAGCCAACCTCAAATGACAGCTCATTTATGATCGAGGAAGTCGGCGCCGGCCGTACGGCACACGTCTTGGGAATTTTCGGATCCTCGGATTTACTTGGATCGCTCATAGTTCTGGAAAAGGCGCTGCGCAATAATGACCGGGAAGTGACCGGGCAGTTGATAGGCAATCTCAATCTGGGGATGCAGGAGCTTCTGAATCATCGGGCCGGTGTGGGCGCCAAGGTTATCAGGCTGGAGACAACTGATTCGCGGCTCGCTGACCTCAATTACAACTTTACCAAATTACTGAGTGAGGTCGAGGATGCCGATTTAACCAAGCTTGTATCCGACCTGGCCCAGCAGGAGAACAGCTATCGCGCCGCTCTGATTGCCTCATCGAAAGTAATACAGCCTTCACTTTTGGATTTTCTGGACTAG
- the flgK gene encoding flagellar hook-associated protein FlgK, which produces MAGLFDGLELGKRALNTHQLWLNTIGHNIANVNTPGYTRQRVNISTTPPQELPQGMVGTGVSADNIRHVRDLFLNRQYRNENKSLGQWTGQEKILSQIEALFTEPNAESLGDLLDKFWAGWSDLANNPESVGARTALKEQTNLLTSGFHRIYSNLQDLRKSVDDEIVLTVDNVNSLASEIALINQQIARTELGGQKANDLRDRRDYLIDQLSEFVDVNVAEQKNNTATVYIGSLAIVDGTTSFRIDTRKVGAGEVTSSEIVWEGTTMTIKNLNGQLKALVDARDQIVPQYLSKLDAMAQALITNVNTQHQKGIGLDGSIGLNFFDPRNFGAATISLNDTIANNVIKIAASKSGEVGDNVNALAIADLKNASVLMRNTASLSEFYNSLIGEIGVNTGKAKNLKENYELLVGQLDNARQSVQGVSLDEEMAQMIKYQHAFDAAARVITTMDQALETVIKGMGIVGR; this is translated from the coding sequence ATGGCCGGATTGTTCGATGGATTGGAACTGGGGAAAAGGGCTCTTAACACTCATCAGCTGTGGCTGAATACAATCGGGCATAATATTGCCAACGTGAATACGCCGGGGTACACTCGTCAGAGGGTTAATATCAGTACCACTCCCCCGCAGGAATTGCCGCAGGGGATGGTCGGCACCGGCGTAAGTGCCGACAATATCAGACACGTCCGCGATCTGTTCCTCAACCGGCAATATCGCAATGAAAATAAGTCGCTGGGACAATGGACCGGGCAGGAGAAAATCCTCTCGCAGATAGAGGCTCTGTTCACGGAACCGAATGCCGAGTCGCTTGGGGACCTTCTGGATAAATTCTGGGCCGGCTGGTCGGATCTGGCCAATAATCCGGAGTCGGTCGGGGCCCGCACCGCTCTGAAAGAACAGACCAATCTTCTGACCAGCGGTTTTCATCGTATCTATTCCAACCTTCAGGATCTCCGCAAATCGGTGGATGACGAGATCGTTCTGACAGTCGATAATGTCAACAGCCTGGCCTCGGAAATCGCCTTAATCAATCAGCAAATAGCCCGCACCGAGTTGGGTGGGCAGAAAGCCAACGACCTGCGCGACCGCCGTGACTATCTGATTGACCAGTTGTCTGAATTTGTGGATGTCAATGTGGCGGAGCAGAAAAATAATACCGCCACGGTCTATATCGGTTCGCTGGCCATCGTTGACGGGACCACTTCATTCCGCATTGATACCCGAAAAGTCGGGGCCGGCGAAGTGACCAGCAGCGAAATTGTCTGGGAAGGAACCACCATGACCATCAAAAATCTGAACGGTCAGTTGAAGGCGCTGGTTGATGCGCGCGACCAGATCGTTCCACAGTATTTATCAAAACTGGATGCCATGGCGCAGGCGCTGATTACCAATGTCAACACGCAGCACCAGAAAGGCATTGGACTGGATGGTTCGATCGGGCTGAATTTCTTCGATCCACGGAATTTCGGCGCCGCCACGATATCATTGAATGACACCATTGCGAACAATGTTATCAAGATCGCCGCTTCAAAGTCGGGCGAAGTCGGAGACAATGTCAATGCTCTGGCCATCGCCGACCTGAAAAACGCGTCAGTCTTGATGAGGAATACCGCCTCCCTGAGTGAGTTTTACAATTCCCTGATCGGAGAAATTGGCGTGAATACCGGGAAGGCCAAAAATCTGAAAGAAAATTATGAACTATTGGTGGGACAGTTGGATAATGCCCGTCAGTCAGTGCAGGGGGTATCGCTGGATGAAGAAATGGCGCAAATGATCAAATACCAACATGCTTTTGATGCGGCCGCGCGCGTGATAACGACCATGGATCAGGCACTGGAGACTGTTATCAAGGGAATGGGAATAGTCGGACGGTAG
- a CDS encoding flagellar protein FlgN, whose amino-acid sequence MPKEIIEDSSNSELTWELMRVLEKEASLFETFLDLLEQQQEALVRNDVNRLNEITERQKEKLVSAGQLSKNREELIRRLSEQGKASENLTISRLIESASSGQATMMEQLRETILELNEKIMKVRSQNEMLINRSRENIMKTIELLGRIKMPDDQYHSEGKRNVVQGSLALDRRA is encoded by the coding sequence ATGCCGAAAGAAATAATTGAGGATAGTTCAAATTCTGAACTGACCTGGGAACTGATGAGAGTCCTGGAAAAGGAAGCGTCTCTATTTGAAACATTCCTGGATCTGCTGGAGCAGCAACAAGAAGCTCTGGTTCGGAATGATGTTAATCGTCTTAACGAAATTACCGAGAGGCAAAAAGAGAAACTCGTGTCCGCCGGGCAATTGTCAAAAAACCGGGAGGAACTGATCAGGAGATTGTCGGAACAGGGGAAAGCTTCGGAGAACCTCACCATATCGAGGTTGATTGAATCGGCATCTTCGGGACAAGCGACCATGATGGAACAACTCCGTGAAACCATCCTGGAACTGAATGAAAAGATCATGAAAGTGCGCTCACAAAATGAGATGCTGATCAATCGTTCGCGTGAAAATATAATGAAAACCATTGAACTGCTAGGGCGGATTAAGATGCCTGATGATCAATATCACAGTGAGGGAAAGCGGAACGTCGTGCAGGGCAGCCTGGCCCTGGATAGGAGAGCATAA
- the fliW gene encoding flagellar assembly protein FliW encodes MKITTQRFGDLMIPEEKIITMPKPVLGFEHLKRYCLIEREDTAPFLWFQSIDDPAVAFIIVNPVYFYSDYRIEVNPKEIEELDISDVRMVETYVIVTIPADPSQMTINLQGPILINTETRLAKQLVLVNSEYGVRNRLIADGEKVPVESVVEENAEAPVLV; translated from the coding sequence ATGAAGATTACGACACAGCGATTCGGTGACCTGATGATCCCGGAAGAGAAGATTATCACGATGCCAAAACCGGTATTGGGATTTGAGCACTTAAAGAGGTACTGCCTGATCGAAAGAGAAGACACCGCGCCTTTTCTCTGGTTCCAGTCGATCGATGACCCGGCCGTGGCATTTATTATTGTCAATCCGGTTTACTTCTATTCCGATTATCGAATCGAAGTAAATCCGAAAGAAATCGAGGAACTGGATATCTCCGACGTTCGGATGGTGGAGACATATGTCATTGTGACGATCCCAGCCGATCCGAGCCAGATGACCATTAATCTCCAGGGTCCAATCCTGATAAACACCGAAACCCGGCTGGCCAAGCAATTGGTGCTGGTCAATTCCGAGTACGGAGTCAGGAATCGCCTCATCGCCGATGGAGAAAAAGTCCCGGTCGAGAGTGTCGTAGAGGAAAACGCAGAAGCGCCGGTACTGGTTTGA